In Rhodospirillales bacterium, the following are encoded in one genomic region:
- a CDS encoding DUF2336 domain-containing protein, whose product MVDRLTAQDVERLLTDPSPEARVETVEKMAGQFQAETFNEEERGMALEIFSIMVEDAEIRVRQALSDHLKECPDIPHELALSLAKDVDSVAIPVLEFSEILTDQDLIEIVMTTGEDKQNAIARREGISANVADTLVEQGNEKTVATLMHNTTADVRETTLARALDRFGDSEEISTAVTRRPHVPINIAERLVTMVTTSLEALLADKGEGAPDHTADLVLQVRERATLGLVDPRFGIGEVTSLVESLSESNRLTDSIIFRALCMGDIAFFESSLAHLAKISLINAQILIHDEGQLGLQALWGKAGLGKELLPATLVGVKVAEEMGYDGEKYDRERFRRRMLERVLTHFENKEGGAIPIDEESLEYLLSKLETCSSEETLNRSSG is encoded by the coding sequence ATGGTCGATCGTCTTACTGCACAGGATGTTGAGCGTCTGCTAACTGATCCATCCCCCGAAGCCCGGGTGGAAACGGTTGAGAAGATGGCTGGTCAGTTCCAGGCAGAAACTTTCAATGAAGAAGAACGGGGTATGGCGCTCGAAATTTTCTCGATCATGGTCGAGGATGCGGAAATTCGTGTGCGCCAAGCCCTTTCTGACCATCTCAAAGAATGTCCCGATATCCCCCATGAATTGGCACTGAGTTTGGCTAAAGACGTTGATTCTGTGGCGATCCCTGTTTTGGAATTTTCGGAAATCCTGACCGATCAGGATTTGATCGAAATTGTTATGACCACAGGGGAAGACAAACAGAATGCCATTGCCCGGCGCGAAGGCATTTCAGCCAATGTTGCCGATACGCTGGTTGAGCAAGGCAATGAAAAAACAGTCGCAACCTTGATGCATAATACCACTGCTGATGTCAGGGAAACGACCCTGGCGCGGGCCCTGGATCGGTTTGGTGACTCGGAAGAAATTTCGACAGCCGTAACCCGGCGCCCTCATGTGCCCATCAACATCGCCGAGCGGTTGGTCACGATGGTGACAACCAGCCTGGAAGCGCTTCTTGCAGATAAAGGCGAAGGAGCCCCCGATCATACCGCAGATTTGGTGCTTCAGGTGCGCGAACGGGCGACATTGGGGCTTGTGGACCCCCGTTTTGGCATCGGCGAAGTGACGTCTTTGGTGGAAAGCCTGTCGGAAAGTAATCGCCTGACAGATTCGATCATCTTCAGGGCGCTTTGCATGGGCGATATTGCCTTTTTTGAATCATCCCTCGCCCATCTTGCCAAAATCTCGTTGATCAATGCCCAGATTCTAATCCATGACGAAGGACAGCTGGGTCTGCAGGCATTATGGGGGAAGGCAGGCTTGGGCAAGGAATTGTTGCCTGCGACCTTGGTGGGCGTAAAGGTTGCTGAGGAAATGGGCTATGACGGTGAAAAATATGATCGTGAGCGGTTCCGTCGCCGGATGCTGGAACGCGTTCTGACCCATTTTGAAAACAAAGAAGGCGGCGCAATCCCCATCGATGAAGAAAGTCTGGAATACCTGCTGAGCAAGCTTGAGACTTGTTCAAGCGAAGAGACCCTGAACCGTTCTTCGGGCTAA
- a CDS encoding universal stress protein — MYKIILVPVDIDQESSWASAFPVAIEYNKAFGAELHALTVLPDFGTGLVGGYFPPGFMEKAQTETVQRLGKLIDDQVPADIKVACHVAQGTIYQEILDTVHEIGADLVIMASHRPALKDYLLGPNAAQVVRHADVSVLVVRD; from the coding sequence ATGTACAAAATAATTTTGGTTCCTGTGGATATTGATCAGGAAAGTTCCTGGGCCAGCGCGTTTCCGGTGGCGATCGAATACAACAAGGCTTTTGGTGCGGAACTTCATGCGCTGACGGTGCTCCCTGATTTTGGCACAGGTTTGGTTGGGGGATATTTCCCACCGGGCTTTATGGAAAAAGCGCAAACCGAAACCGTCCAAAGATTGGGAAAGCTGATCGATGATCAGGTGCCCGCCGACATCAAGGTGGCGTGCCACGTTGCCCAGGGCACCATTTATCAGGAAATTTTGGATACCGTGCACGAAATTGGCGCTGATCTTGTCATCATGGCGTCCCATCGCCCGGCATTGAAAGATTATCTGTTGGGGCCGAATGCGGCGCAGGTGGTGCGCCATGCCGATGTTTCAGTTTTGGTGGTGAGAGACTAA
- a CDS encoding cytochrome c family protein: MAKFRFLSALLALGIVFTGTNAIAAGDAAKGKKVYKKCAICHSTKAGKNKIGPSLHGIFGRKAAKGKGFRYSKPMKKSGLTWDAATLDKFLKKPRKVVKKTRMTFPGLRSASQRADVIAYIKSLK; this comes from the coding sequence ATGGCTAAATTTCGTTTTTTATCGGCATTACTGGCACTTGGCATTGTGTTTACAGGCACCAATGCAATTGCCGCAGGCGATGCCGCCAAAGGCAAGAAGGTCTACAAAAAATGCGCCATCTGCCATTCGACCAAAGCTGGCAAGAATAAAATCGGCCCGAGCCTTCATGGCATATTTGGGCGCAAGGCTGCCAAGGGCAAGGGCTTTCGCTATTCAAAGCCGATGAAAAAATCCGGCCTGACCTGGGATGCAGCCACCCTCGACAAATTCCTTAAAAAGCCCCGCAAAGTGGTCAAGAAAACACGGATGACCTTCCCCGGCCTGCGTTCTGCATCTCAGCGCGCTGACGTTATTGCGTATATCAAATCGCTTAAGTAA